In Aeromicrobium marinum DSM 15272, one genomic interval encodes:
- a CDS encoding AMP-binding protein, whose translation MHSVRVLLGSGVVDLRRPVLTLQSSLAVRTRGPIAGAAFIAARRRPDDVAVIDDDGPLTYGELDLRTNALARAITAAGVAEGDAVGVLCRDHRGVIEVMVAAGKSGARLVLLNTGFAPPQLADVLVREGVKLLIADAEFDALLAAAPDHVTTAVVGGPAAGPHLVVDDLVAAHSTDRLPAPSRQGGLVLLTGGTTGTPKGAPRQVGSPLAAAQFLERIPQRRGDVLLIAAPTFHGTGLSQLILAMALGSTVVLRRRFDAEATVRAVEQHRVTMLVLVPTMLQRILALEDLAAHDTSSLRIILCAGAALPAELGDRATAAFGPVVHNLYGCTEVALATVATPEDWAAAPGTAGRPPRGVQVALFDADDQPVTASGVSARIFVSNGLRFEGYSGGGTKPTIGAFMGTGDTGHWDDDGRLFVDGRDDDMIVSGGENVFPGEIEQVVGTLDGVVDVASLPVDDVEFGTRLRLFVVTDGSAPVDADLVKAHVRSHLARFKVPREVVVVEAIPYTPTGKVDRRVLATL comes from the coding sequence GTGCACAGCGTGCGGGTGCTCCTCGGGTCCGGTGTCGTCGACCTGCGCCGGCCCGTGCTGACCCTGCAGTCCAGTCTGGCCGTCCGCACCCGCGGGCCGATCGCCGGTGCCGCGTTCATCGCCGCCCGCCGCCGGCCCGACGACGTCGCGGTGATCGACGACGACGGCCCGCTCACCTACGGCGAGCTCGACCTGCGGACCAACGCCCTGGCCCGGGCCATCACCGCGGCCGGCGTGGCCGAGGGTGACGCCGTCGGCGTGCTGTGCCGCGACCACCGCGGCGTCATCGAGGTCATGGTCGCGGCCGGCAAGAGCGGCGCCCGGCTGGTGCTGCTCAACACCGGGTTCGCCCCACCCCAGCTGGCCGACGTGCTGGTGCGCGAGGGGGTGAAGCTGCTGATCGCCGACGCCGAGTTCGACGCCCTGCTGGCCGCGGCGCCCGACCACGTCACCACCGCCGTGGTCGGCGGCCCCGCAGCCGGCCCGCACCTCGTCGTCGACGACCTGGTGGCCGCGCACTCCACCGACCGGCTCCCCGCCCCGTCCCGTCAGGGAGGGCTGGTGCTGCTCACGGGCGGCACGACCGGCACGCCGAAGGGCGCACCCCGCCAGGTCGGTTCACCACTGGCGGCCGCCCAGTTCCTCGAGCGCATCCCCCAGCGCCGCGGCGACGTCCTGCTGATCGCCGCCCCCACGTTCCATGGCACCGGCCTGTCCCAGCTGATCCTCGCGATGGCGCTGGGGTCCACCGTCGTGCTGCGCCGGCGCTTCGACGCCGAGGCCACCGTCCGCGCCGTGGAGCAGCACCGCGTGACGATGTTGGTGCTCGTGCCGACGATGCTGCAGCGGATCCTCGCGCTGGAGGACCTCGCCGCGCACGACACCTCGTCCTTGCGCATCATCCTCTGCGCGGGCGCCGCCCTGCCCGCCGAGCTGGGCGACCGCGCCACGGCTGCGTTCGGGCCCGTGGTGCACAACCTCTACGGCTGCACCGAGGTCGCCCTCGCGACCGTCGCGACGCCCGAGGACTGGGCGGCGGCCCCCGGCACGGCCGGGCGCCCGCCCCGCGGCGTCCAGGTGGCCCTGTTCGACGCCGACGACCAGCCGGTGACCGCGTCGGGCGTGTCGGCCCGGATCTTCGTCAGCAACGGCCTGCGCTTCGAGGGTTACTCCGGGGGAGGCACCAAGCCCACCATCGGTGCGTTCATGGGCACCGGCGACACCGGCCACTGGGACGACGACGGCCGGCTGTTCGTCGACGGCCGTGACGACGACATGATCGTGTCCGGCGGCGAGAACGTGTTCCCCGGCGAGATCGAGCAGGTCGTCGGCACCCTCGACGGCGTGGTCGACGTCGCGTCGCTGCCCGTCGACGACGTCGAGTTCGGGACGCGCCTGCGTCTGTTCGTGGTGACCGACGGCTCGGCACCGGTCGACGCCGACCTGGTGAAGGCGCACGTCCGGTCGCACCTGGCCCGGTTCAAGGTGCCGCGGGAGGTCGTGGTCGTCGAGGCCATCCCCTACACGCCCACCGGCAAGGTCGATCGCCGCGTCCTGGCGACGCTGTAG
- a CDS encoding SRPBCC family protein, with the protein MATSHSIELTQATTAPPAAVWDVITDLDAAPDVLSGVDRVERIEGPGYAVGTRWRETRTMMGKSASEEMVVTAVEPTSRTVVEADGGGVHYRSEFELVPDGSGTTIVFRFSGEQVGTPSVVQRLVWRAFGGLGLKLTSKVMRTDLADIAAAAEARTV; encoded by the coding sequence ATGGCCACCTCCCACAGCATCGAGCTCACCCAGGCCACGACGGCCCCGCCGGCCGCCGTCTGGGACGTCATCACCGACCTCGACGCGGCCCCCGACGTCCTCAGCGGGGTCGACCGGGTCGAACGGATCGAGGGGCCGGGCTACGCCGTCGGCACCCGGTGGCGCGAGACGCGCACCATGATGGGCAAGTCGGCCAGCGAGGAGATGGTGGTCACGGCGGTCGAGCCCACCTCGCGCACCGTCGTCGAGGCCGACGGCGGGGGCGTGCACTACCGCAGCGAGTTCGAGCTGGTCCCCGACGGCTCCGGGACGACGATCGTGTTCCGGTTCAGCGGGGAGCAGGTCGGCACGCCGTCGGTCGTGCAGCGGCTGGTGTGGCGGGCGTTCGGGGGTCTCGGCCTGAAGCTGACGTCGAAGGTCATGCGGACCGACCTGGCCGACATCGCCGCGGCTGCCGAGGCGCGGACGGTCTGA
- a CDS encoding ferredoxin--NADP reductase, whose product MSATGLIGSGVREGARLLASIAPGPRTSPRSAAAPRRITWEVTDVRPLTGSSAALTLHPADGREVTFRPGQHVTLDLPVGGTTLTRSYSLCGPPGEGAITIGAKRTADGRGSAWLLDEARPGTRVRSSVPSGTFVPRDLDHRFLLVAAGSGITPVLGIARTVLAGGTGRVVLLRADTTAAEVMFAEDVAQLQAEHPDRLEVVSRYDDTDGLPHPDIWAELLRDRVDADELFVCGPPAFLAVIESAAERLGLGPDRFRTERFSVATSSAAPPPGAVVAGPPVEALVEVGGHHSRVSWSRDRVLLDPLIDAGLDIPYVCREGHCGGCLFTLVSGEVTLLEGHSLDGVDLAAGRRLACQSLPVSDSITARFTD is encoded by the coding sequence GTGAGCGCGACCGGGCTGATCGGTTCGGGTGTCAGGGAGGGTGCACGCCTGCTGGCGTCCATCGCCCCCGGACCGCGGACGAGCCCGCGGTCGGCCGCCGCGCCCCGCCGCATCACGTGGGAGGTCACCGACGTCCGGCCCCTCACCGGGTCCTCCGCCGCCCTCACCCTGCATCCGGCCGACGGCCGGGAGGTGACCTTCCGCCCCGGCCAGCACGTCACCCTCGACCTGCCGGTGGGTGGCACGACCCTCACCCGCTCGTACTCGTTGTGCGGCCCTCCCGGCGAGGGAGCGATCACGATCGGCGCCAAGCGCACCGCCGACGGCCGCGGATCCGCGTGGCTGCTCGACGAGGCCCGACCCGGCACCCGGGTGCGGTCGTCGGTGCCCAGCGGCACCTTCGTGCCCCGCGACCTCGACCACCGCTTCCTGCTGGTCGCCGCCGGCAGCGGCATCACCCCCGTGCTCGGCATCGCCCGCACCGTGCTGGCCGGTGGCACCGGCCGCGTGGTGCTCCTGCGTGCCGACACCACGGCGGCCGAGGTGATGTTCGCCGAGGACGTGGCGCAACTGCAGGCCGAGCACCCCGACCGCCTCGAGGTGGTGTCGAGGTACGACGACACCGACGGGCTGCCCCACCCCGACATCTGGGCCGAGCTGCTGCGCGACCGCGTCGATGCCGACGAGCTGTTCGTCTGCGGTCCACCGGCGTTCCTCGCGGTGATCGAGTCGGCCGCCGAGCGTCTCGGACTCGGGCCCGACCGGTTCCGCACCGAGCGGTTCAGCGTCGCCACCTCCTCCGCCGCCCCGCCGCCGGGTGCGGTGGTCGCGGGACCTCCCGTGGAGGCCCTGGTGGAGGTAGGTGGCCACCACAGCAGGGTCAGCTGGTCGCGGGACCGGGTGCTGCTCGACCCGCTCATCGACGCCGGGCTGGACATCCCGTACGTGTGCCGCGAGGGGCACTGCGGTGGTTGCCTCTTCACGCTCGTGTCCGGCGAGGTCACCCTGCTGGAGGGCCACAGCCTGGACGGCGTCGACCTCGCCGCAGGACGACGGCTGGCCTGTCAGTCCCTCCCCGTCAGCGACTCGATCACCGCCCGCTTCACCGACTGA
- a CDS encoding MerR family transcriptional regulator has translation MGSLIGDVNHSEQIIRTGGGAVADYRIDDLARTVGTTVRNIRAYQDRGLLHPPKLLGRAGIYSDSHVRRLRRILSLLQRGYASAQIHELLDAWDNGRDLGQVIDLEGAVTDPWSDEVPVEMLRTELARRVGGDEHVDRLAAIGWVEHEGDVSTFRSARLLSVFERVVALGWPQADLIDLYESMDASLSGVADRLVETASRHLISEHGDTWVPSGSEAPEAASMFGELRHSTLVTVREMLAKSMEESMKRALDEHLARVAAAGRT, from the coding sequence ATGGGGTCACTGATCGGGGATGTCAACCACTCCGAGCAGATCATCCGCACCGGAGGAGGAGCAGTGGCCGACTACCGCATCGACGACCTGGCACGCACCGTCGGCACCACCGTCCGCAACATCCGGGCGTACCAGGACCGCGGACTCCTGCACCCGCCGAAGCTCCTCGGGCGGGCCGGCATCTACTCCGACTCGCACGTTCGCCGGCTGCGTCGCATCCTGTCGCTGCTGCAGCGGGGGTACGCCTCGGCGCAGATCCACGAGCTGCTCGACGCCTGGGACAACGGCCGCGACCTCGGCCAGGTCATCGACCTCGAGGGCGCCGTGACCGACCCGTGGTCCGACGAGGTGCCGGTCGAGATGCTGCGGACCGAGCTGGCGCGCCGGGTCGGCGGGGACGAGCACGTCGACCGCCTCGCCGCGATCGGGTGGGTCGAGCACGAGGGCGACGTGTCGACGTTCCGCAGCGCACGACTGCTCTCGGTGTTCGAGCGGGTCGTGGCGCTGGGGTGGCCCCAGGCCGACCTGATCGACCTCTACGAGTCGATGGACGCGTCGCTGTCGGGGGTCGCCGACCGGCTGGTCGAGACCGCTTCCCGTCACCTCATCTCCGAGCACGGCGACACCTGGGTGCCGTCGGGCAGTGAGGCCCCGGAGGCCGCGTCGATGTTCGGCGAGCTGCGACACTCCACCCTGGTCACCGTGCGGGAGATGCTGGCCAAGTCGATGGAGGAGAGCATGAAGCGCGCCCTCGACGAGCACCTGGCCCGCGTCGCCGCCGCCGGGCGCACCTGA
- a CDS encoding flavin-containing monooxygenase — MSERQRTPMAHTTVVIGAGFAGLGAAARLRAAGIEDVVVLERSDRVGGTWRDNTYPGAACDIPSLLYSYSFAQNPQWSRTYAGSDEILAYVESIADDFGVRDLIRFDTEVTSLTFDEPSGEWTVEVAKGKSLRARSVIVASGPLSNSSWPSIPGLDTYEGHKIHSARWDHDFDPRGKRIGVVGTGASAVQIIPELVKEAEFVKVFQRTPGWVMPRMDTRRPDWTKALFAKAPPVQTAARQAWFWGHEAMALGLVWNSPVTSLVQQVSRAHLRRQVKDPWMRRQLTPDFRAGCKRMLMSSDYYPALQADNCKLFTWPIATMSPAGIRTSDGVEHVLDAVVFATGYDISKQGSPIPVHGRDGRSLDDEWSGGVYAYKSASVSGYPNLFLTFGPNSGPGHNSALVYMEEQIEYAVHGVRAIVEDDLAVLDVRPEVQDAYNARMQERLSRTTWNSGCRSWYLTPDGFNGTMYPGFATQFARQMRSFRLTDYERRPITSPVNVT; from the coding sequence ATGAGCGAGCGTCAGCGCACCCCCATGGCGCACACGACCGTCGTGATCGGTGCGGGCTTCGCCGGACTCGGCGCCGCGGCCCGGCTGCGCGCCGCCGGCATCGAGGACGTCGTCGTCCTCGAACGCTCGGACCGCGTCGGCGGCACCTGGCGCGACAACACCTACCCGGGCGCGGCCTGCGACATCCCGTCGCTGCTGTACTCCTACTCGTTCGCCCAGAACCCGCAGTGGTCGCGCACCTACGCCGGCAGCGACGAGATCCTCGCCTACGTGGAGTCGATCGCCGACGACTTCGGGGTCCGCGACCTGATCCGGTTCGACACCGAGGTCACCTCGCTGACCTTCGACGAGCCGTCCGGCGAGTGGACCGTCGAGGTTGCGAAGGGCAAGAGCCTGCGTGCCCGCAGCGTCATCGTGGCGTCCGGCCCGCTGTCGAACTCCTCGTGGCCCTCGATCCCGGGGCTCGACACCTACGAGGGCCACAAGATCCACAGCGCACGCTGGGACCACGACTTCGACCCCCGCGGCAAGCGCATCGGCGTGGTCGGCACCGGTGCGAGCGCGGTGCAGATCATCCCCGAGCTGGTCAAGGAGGCCGAGTTCGTCAAGGTCTTCCAGCGGACCCCCGGCTGGGTGATGCCGCGCATGGACACCCGGCGTCCCGACTGGACCAAGGCACTGTTCGCCAAGGCGCCGCCGGTGCAGACCGCGGCCCGGCAGGCGTGGTTCTGGGGCCACGAGGCGATGGCGCTCGGGCTGGTCTGGAACTCCCCCGTCACCTCGCTCGTGCAGCAGGTGTCCCGTGCCCACCTGCGCCGTCAGGTCAAGGACCCGTGGATGCGCCGCCAGCTGACCCCGGACTTCCGCGCCGGCTGCAAGCGGATGCTCATGTCCAGCGACTACTACCCGGCCCTGCAGGCCGACAACTGCAAGCTGTTCACCTGGCCGATCGCGACGATGTCGCCCGCCGGCATCCGCACCTCGGACGGGGTCGAGCACGTGCTCGACGCCGTCGTGTTCGCGACCGGCTACGACATCAGCAAGCAGGGCTCGCCGATCCCGGTCCACGGTCGCGACGGCCGGTCGCTCGACGACGAGTGGTCCGGCGGCGTGTACGCCTACAAGAGCGCCAGCGTGTCCGGCTACCCCAACCTGTTCCTCACCTTCGGCCCCAACTCCGGCCCCGGCCACAACTCGGCACTGGTCTACATGGAGGAGCAGATCGAGTACGCCGTGCACGGGGTGCGCGCGATCGTCGAGGACGACCTCGCGGTGCTCGACGTGCGCCCGGAGGTGCAGGACGCCTACAACGCCCGGATGCAGGAGCGCCTCTCGCGCACCACGTGGAACTCCGGCTGCCGCAGCTGGTACCTCACGCCCGACGGCTTCAACGGCACCATGTACCCCGGCTTCGCGACCCAGTTCGCCCGGCAGATGCGCTCGTTCCGGCTGACCGACTACGAGCGCCGACCGATTACATCACCCGTCAATGTCACATAG
- a CDS encoding alpha/beta hydrolase — protein MSSRARLGSAVTARTLRPFSQVAPQGRLGVAITRAIIASSMHSLGQGAPDTDITRIRHRSPDGQVIGEWVRPAAARRTDAVILYLHGSAFVACSPRTHRKLVSRIAAASGTPAFTVQYRRAPRHRFPAASDDALRAYRWLVHQGHQRIVVAGDSAGGHLAVDLALELARTGEQQPEALVLLSPLYDTSFSLAAARELVQRDPMISAARARTLVDHYTVGVDPDHHRLRLAVREAPALPPTLIQAGGAEMLAADAEQLAADITAAGGTCELQVWPGQMHVFQAMPRMAPEAGRAVGVVGRFVRRQLATPAAATRKPKPPRVTRAAAARRRAS, from the coding sequence GTGTCCTCACGGGCACGACTCGGGTCGGCCGTCACGGCTCGCACGCTCCGCCCGTTCAGCCAGGTGGCCCCGCAGGGCCGGCTGGGTGTCGCGATCACCCGGGCCATCATCGCCTCCTCGATGCACTCGCTCGGGCAGGGGGCACCCGACACCGACATCACCCGGATCCGTCACCGCTCGCCCGACGGACAGGTCATCGGCGAGTGGGTCCGGCCCGCGGCGGCCCGCCGCACCGACGCGGTGATCCTGTACCTGCACGGCAGCGCGTTCGTCGCCTGTTCCCCGCGCACCCACCGCAAGCTGGTGTCGCGCATCGCCGCCGCCAGCGGCACCCCGGCGTTCACGGTGCAGTACCGCCGCGCCCCCCGGCACCGCTTCCCCGCGGCGTCCGACGACGCCCTGCGCGCCTACCGGTGGTTGGTCCACCAGGGCCACCAGCGCATCGTGGTGGCCGGGGACTCCGCGGGCGGACACCTCGCCGTCGACCTGGCCCTCGAGCTCGCCCGCACCGGCGAGCAGCAGCCCGAGGCCCTGGTGCTGCTGTCCCCCCTCTACGACACCTCGTTCTCCCTCGCCGCGGCCCGCGAGCTGGTGCAGCGCGACCCGATGATCTCCGCCGCCCGCGCCCGCACGCTCGTCGACCACTACACGGTCGGGGTCGACCCCGACCACCACCGGCTCCGGCTGGCCGTGCGCGAGGCGCCCGCCCTGCCCCCGACCCTCATCCAGGCCGGCGGCGCCGAGATGCTCGCCGCCGACGCCGAGCAGCTCGCGGCCGACATCACCGCCGCGGGCGGCACCTGCGAGCTGCAGGTGTGGCCGGGCCAGATGCACGTGTTCCAGGCCATGCCGCGCATGGCCCCCGAGGCGGGACGCGCCGTCGGCGTCGTCGGACGTTTCGTCCGCCGGCAACTGGCCACGCCGGCGGCCGCCACGCGCAAGCCCAAGCCGCCTCGGGTCACCCGCGCCGCGGCCGCGCGCCGACGCGCCTCCTGA
- a CDS encoding TetR/AcrR family transcriptional regulator yields MTTTARRYAGQTAEERDAHRRERVRSACRELIGGSGYASTTVERICSTAGVSTRHFYQHYDNKEAAFIDLYDSIISASGSAAMTSLAETEGRPMVERVPAAFLAYLSPMVRDVRTARIAFVEIMGVSPQMEEKRLAFRESLVEIITTEGSAAVRRGEITDRDFRFASLALAGAATAIVYDWTLRPGRHSVEHLESMLADLAVALIAA; encoded by the coding sequence GTGACGACGACCGCCCGCCGCTACGCCGGCCAGACCGCCGAGGAGCGCGACGCGCACCGGCGTGAGCGCGTCCGGTCGGCCTGCCGCGAACTGATCGGGGGGAGCGGCTACGCCAGCACGACGGTCGAGAGGATCTGCTCCACGGCAGGGGTGTCGACGCGCCACTTCTACCAGCACTACGACAACAAGGAAGCCGCCTTCATCGACCTGTACGACAGCATCATCTCGGCCTCGGGTTCAGCCGCGATGACCAGCCTGGCCGAGACCGAGGGGCGTCCGATGGTCGAGCGCGTGCCGGCGGCGTTCCTGGCCTACCTCAGCCCGATGGTGCGCGACGTCCGCACCGCGCGCATCGCCTTCGTCGAGATCATGGGGGTCAGCCCGCAGATGGAGGAGAAGCGGCTCGCCTTCCGGGAGTCGCTGGTGGAGATCATCACCACCGAGGGGTCGGCCGCCGTGCGGCGTGGGGAGATCACCGATCGCGACTTCCGGTTCGCCTCGCTCGCGCTCGCCGGGGCCGCCACCGCGATCGTCTACGACTGGACGCTGCGGCCCGGTCGGCACAGCGTGGAGCACCTGGAGTCTATGCTCGCCGACCTGGCGGTCGCGCTCATCGCCGCCTGA
- a CDS encoding TetR/AcrR family transcriptional regulator gives MSTANVVDGRTARWRGQRERRRTEIVDTAVEVISRVGPTASVADVVAACGITRPVLYRHFDGRDDLDRAIADRCSLMLLDHLQGRLSADGGIEAGLRRAVDTYLDFVLQHRHLYDFTRSADRGRPGAEVVDRIRAVVVAVVAAAAAELMEEPDELGVPLDDVFAVGLVGMADGVVSHWLSHPDRITRQRMTEGLVSLLTAAIESVVRPA, from the coding sequence GTGAGCACCGCCAACGTCGTCGACGGCCGCACCGCCCGGTGGCGCGGCCAGCGTGAGCGTCGGCGGACCGAGATCGTCGACACGGCGGTCGAGGTGATCTCCCGGGTCGGCCCCACGGCGTCCGTGGCCGACGTGGTCGCCGCGTGCGGCATCACGCGGCCCGTCCTGTACCGGCACTTCGACGGTCGGGACGACCTCGACCGGGCGATCGCGGACCGGTGCTCGCTGATGCTGCTCGACCACCTGCAGGGCCGGCTCAGCGCCGACGGCGGCATCGAGGCGGGCCTGCGGCGGGCCGTCGACACCTACCTGGACTTCGTGCTGCAGCACCGTCACCTCTACGACTTCACCCGCTCGGCCGACCGTGGCCGGCCCGGGGCCGAGGTCGTCGACCGCATCCGTGCGGTCGTCGTCGCGGTCGTCGCTGCCGCAGCGGCCGAGCTGATGGAGGAACCCGACGAGCTCGGGGTGCCGCTCGACGACGTGTTCGCGGTCGGTCTGGTCGGCATGGCCGACGGTGTCGTGTCGCACTGGCTGTCGCATCCCGACCGGATCACCCGGCAGCGGATGACCGAGGGACTCGTGAGCCTCCTGACCGCCGCGATCGAGTCGGTGGTACGTCCCGCCTGA
- a CDS encoding AurF N-oxygenase family protein has translation MTQTIENPAPSADLPDLSAGLTREQYAAALKTLSEGSVERHFDAFLDVDWDSEAFQIRHDDPRWVLPPNTDPLGSHPWYLALPQERQIEIGMWRQANILRVGLQFENVLIRGIMQYVFTLPNGSPEYRYLTHEATEECHHTQMFQETVNRIGIDVPGMPRWVKTLLPVIPMTASVVPVAFFIMVLSGEEPIDHTQKAILRDGHQMPPVMQRIMEIHVAEEARHISFAHEYLKYHAPRMGRLNRFAASIAFPIIMRAGCDLIMVPPADFRKEFDIPKSVIKELYWKAPESRERLAELFADVRMLAEEAGLMNRVSRVVWRLLKIDGRSSRFRGHPAPHLRAA, from the coding sequence ATGACCCAGACGATCGAGAATCCCGCACCGTCCGCCGACCTGCCCGACCTGTCGGCCGGTCTCACCCGCGAGCAGTACGCCGCGGCGCTGAAGACCCTGTCGGAGGGGTCGGTCGAGCGGCACTTCGACGCCTTTCTCGACGTCGACTGGGACAGCGAGGCCTTCCAGATCCGGCACGACGATCCCCGCTGGGTCCTGCCCCCCAACACCGACCCGCTCGGCAGCCACCCGTGGTACCTCGCGCTGCCGCAGGAGCGTCAGATCGAGATCGGCATGTGGCGCCAGGCGAACATCCTGCGCGTCGGCCTGCAGTTCGAGAACGTCCTGATCCGCGGCATCATGCAGTACGTCTTCACCCTGCCCAACGGCTCCCCGGAGTACCGGTACCTCACCCACGAGGCCACCGAGGAGTGCCACCACACCCAGATGTTCCAGGAGACGGTCAACCGCATCGGCATCGACGTGCCGGGCATGCCGCGCTGGGTCAAGACGCTGCTGCCGGTCATCCCCATGACGGCCTCGGTCGTCCCCGTGGCGTTCTTCATCATGGTGCTGTCCGGCGAGGAGCCGATCGACCACACCCAGAAGGCGATCCTGCGCGACGGTCACCAGATGCCGCCCGTCATGCAGCGCATCATGGAGATCCACGTGGCCGAGGAGGCCCGGCACATCTCCTTCGCCCACGAGTACCTGAAGTACCACGCGCCGCGGATGGGCCGGCTGAACCGGTTCGCCGCCTCGATCGCGTTCCCCATCATCATGCGGGCCGGCTGCGACCTGATCATGGTTCCGCCCGCCGACTTCCGCAAGGAGTTCGACATCCCGAAGTCGGTCATCAAGGAGCTGTACTGGAAGGCCCCGGAGTCCCGCGAGCGTCTCGCCGAGCTGTTCGCCGACGTACGGATGCTGGCCGAGGAGGCCGGGCTGATGAACCGGGTGTCCCGTGTGGTGTGGCGGCTGCTCAAGATCGACGGTCGCAGCTCTCGCTTCCGCGGCCACCCCGCGCCGCACCTGCGGGCCGCCTGA
- a CDS encoding S8 family peptidase, translated as MKEAQDPGVLALLDVLKVVNRLLSPGSAGPTYVYTEAAYGFAAELTPAEAEALRADPEVESVRPDIEVTASGTQSDAPWGLDRSDQRALPLDGGYSFPDAAGAGAHVYVVDTGLDAGHADFSGRVGVSRNFVSGGLLGGLDPAGWGDCNGHGTHVASTAVGSTYGVAKRATVHAVRVLDCRGSGTGAAILAGLDWVMRNQQGPAVVNLSLGSSGRSADLDRATRRLLDSGIAVSVAAGNSSSDACRFSPGAVPGVLTVGATTRTDQRADFSNTGTCVDVFAPGHRIEGAAHRSTTGSRTLSGTSMAAPHVAGALAVVRGANPGLSASAAQAAVVSAATPGVVADAGPGSTRSLLFVAGGAPPAAPAPA; from the coding sequence TTGAAGGAAGCGCAGGATCCCGGGGTGCTGGCCCTGCTGGACGTGCTCAAGGTCGTCAACCGCCTGCTGTCGCCCGGCTCGGCCGGACCCACCTACGTGTACACCGAGGCCGCCTACGGGTTCGCGGCCGAGCTCACCCCAGCCGAGGCCGAGGCGCTGCGCGCCGACCCCGAGGTCGAGTCGGTCCGCCCCGACATCGAGGTCACCGCCTCGGGCACCCAGTCCGACGCGCCCTGGGGGCTGGACCGTTCCGACCAGCGGGCCCTGCCGCTCGACGGCGGGTACAGCTTCCCTGACGCGGCCGGGGCGGGCGCCCACGTGTACGTCGTCGACACCGGTCTCGACGCCGGGCACGCCGACTTCTCCGGACGCGTCGGTGTGAGCCGCAACTTCGTGTCGGGTGGGTTGCTCGGTGGTCTCGACCCGGCAGGCTGGGGCGACTGCAACGGTCACGGCACCCACGTCGCGTCGACGGCCGTCGGTTCGACCTACGGCGTCGCGAAGCGGGCCACGGTCCATGCCGTGCGGGTGCTCGACTGCCGGGGCTCCGGGACGGGTGCGGCGATCCTCGCCGGCCTCGACTGGGTGATGCGCAACCAGCAGGGGCCCGCCGTCGTCAACCTGTCGCTGGGCAGCTCGGGGCGGTCGGCGGACCTGGACCGGGCGACCCGGCGCCTGCTCGACTCCGGCATCGCCGTCAGCGTCGCGGCCGGCAACAGTTCCAGTGACGCCTGCCGCTTCTCCCCGGGTGCGGTGCCCGGCGTGCTGACGGTGGGCGCCACCACGCGCACCGACCAGCGGGCCGACTTCTCCAACACCGGGACCTGTGTCGACGTGTTCGCGCCGGGCCACCGGATCGAGGGCGCGGCCCACCGTTCGACCACGGGATCGCGGACGCTCAGCGGGACGTCGATGGCCGCGCCGCACGTCGCCGGTGCCCTGGCCGTGGTGCGCGGCGCGAACCCGGGCCTGTCGGCGTCCGCCGCCCAGGCTGCGGTCGTGTCCGCGGCCACGCCCGGCGTCGTCGCCGACGCCGGCCCCGGGTCGACCCGGTCGCTGTTGTTCGTCGCCGGGGGCGCTCCACCCGCCGCTCCAGCGCCCGCAC